From the genome of Brassica oleracea var. oleracea cultivar TO1000 chromosome C4, BOL, whole genome shotgun sequence:
CTATACAATACATGTTGCTTACCGTGTACAATACTATATAATTTAACAAGCCAAACCAGTATACAATATATTGGTTTGCATTTATACTAAAGATATCCAATATACAATATATTCACAAACCAATATACAAGATTCGACAGCTTATCATGATGAATAAAAATTCCAGTGTACAATACTTTATATATAAAGATATACAATATACAATACTATACAATATACCAGATATTCACAAACATATCTATTGTGATATTATAACTAATAATTGACTAAATTTTAACGAAAAATAATAAAAAATACACCATATTATTATATCATATTATTTTATTAACTAAACATTCTTTTGTTTGCATTATATTTAACATTCGACTAATTTTTTTTTAAAAAAAATAATATTATATTATAAGTGACCATAGCAAAACGTATTGACATAAAATAGAAAACATAGCTATTGTGATATTGTAACCAATAATTGCTAGGTTTTGGACAAAAAAAATACTAAAAAAACCATATTGATATATCATATTATATTATTAACCATTCATTCCTCGGTTTGCATATGATTTAACATTCGACATATTTTAAAAAATAATATTATTTAAATATGATTTTTTTGACTTTTTAAAATCAATTTAGTAAATTCCTAATTGTAACAGTTAATGATAGCGTACTATACCACCTTTAATAAAATGGCTTTAAAATGGTAAAATAACACATATAAAAATAAAATACAAACATTTTTTCATAAAAAATAATTACCGACAATCCCGACAATCCTGCGCGGAGCGCAGACACCCCATAGTAATGAAATACACATTCATTTATATCATGCATAAAACGTTAAGATCAATTTCGAAAGACCTTGTGGTAACAAAACGCGTTCTTATCCATAGTGTGAGCAAAGTGGAATCAGTGGCCCTAGTTTCACTCCATTATTCACAAGTGAACATTCGTGGCTCCAGAATCATCGCTGGACACTTTTTCTGAGGTCACAAAGAGAAGCGGGCCACAAATTTCAATATGAGCAATAAGATAAAGACAATGTACAACCTAAATTCCACCCACAGTTTATTATCCAGCATTTTAGTACACACGCTTATAGTCGAAATGAACACGACACTGTTTGTTAAAACACAAAACGACAAAAAGTTTGAAGTGTGAATGTGTTACACGTCTCATTGTCTTTTAGGTGTGCCAGTTTCATCAACGTGAAACATGATGCATGGGACACTGCATTCTTTTTCCATCTGCCAGCTTTTTCAGCCCCTTGAAATTTTAATATCAAATGTTAAAAAACTTTTTAATCTTTCTTGTTTCACAATGAGTTTAATTACGTGATGAAGTTGGATTGTTTTTCTACCTTGCATATTCCTGCAGCAATTTGTAATCAACAATAGAGGTTACCTAAAATCCTAAGGGAATCAGAAGCTCCTCAGAGCTGTAGAAACATTTAAGCAAGTTTGACTATCTTTTAACCAAAGAGAAGCATATAGGGAGTTTCAGAGTGATGAAAAGATTGAGAAGATAAAGATTAATTACACTGAGACTGATACTTTGTAAGGAGGTCCATCAGGCGCTATCATCTAACTGTAACATAATTCGATAAAATAACATATCTTAAACGCTATGATTTATATATATGTATCGATGATATACATGTTTTTAATGATTTTATCGTACAGGAAACATGAATGTTATAAGGTATCCATCAGGATTTAAGAGAGCTTGCATACGTTTCGCCCATATAGGTCGCGCTTTAGGTTCAAAGGCACAGAAGAAGCTGCAAGAATCATCAAAATTGTTGATAAATCAGCTGGCGTTTGTTGTTATTTCATATGAAAAAAGTAACCAAAATGTTCTGTACAAAACATCAGGTAACCAAGTGTCTATAACCAATGCACCGTAGCAGCTATGAAGCATGAATAAACTCAACAAGACTTTCTCAAACTGCTGGATACATATGACAAGCACAACCCAAACTGAATTTTCATGCTTATTACTAACTAAGAAGAGGGAAAATGTTTTGAATATTACTCACATTTTTATTCAAATATTGTTTGTAGAAATGCACGTTTAGTTTACCAGTGAAAAAAAAATCACAAAACATCCAGATTAAAAGCTTATAATTAAAGCTTCAAATCATCACATTTCACAAAGTGGAGCGTAACGTTGGAGATCTCTTCTTCCATCTTCCAATCTTCTCTACTCCCTGAACAAGGATTCCAAAGGTCAACATTATCTAATCATCTTAACGCTTATTAAAAAGTTTCATGTTGATATTTTTACCTTGCGTGGTCTTATAGCAAGTTCGTTATCCACAATGGAGATGGCCTCAAATCCCAGTGGAATCAGAACCTTCTCGTAACTGCAACATTTTAAAGATCACAGAGTGAAGATTTCGCCACAGAGTGTCAGTGACGTTGCTGCTGGTAATTAGTAAAAGAGATAACAGGGAGAACAAACACATTACTCAGACACAGACACTTTGTAAGGAGGACCTCCAGAACGCTCATCCATCTGCCAAAAGACATCAATAGTTTTTAAGGTCTCATCAGAAACATATAAGAGAATAGAGATACTATGATTGCTTACAGGAAACATCAATGTTATAAGCTCTCCACTCAGTTTCAGAAGCTTTTCTATTCTCTGTGCCCATAGTGGTCTCACGCTAGCTTCAAATGCACAGAAGAAGCTGCAAGAATGGTCATGTAAAAAGCAATAGCCTATATGTTGTATCAAACCAGATACAGAGTAAGATTAAACACACATACGTATAGTCGAAAATGAGATCGAATTTTTCATCTGGCTCCCAAGTGAAAAAGTCTTCGCACAAGAAAGAGAAGTATTCTGCATTAGGCAGAGAGCAAAATCTCTACATTTGAGATTAAACAAAATGTGTTAATAAAAGATGTAAAGACAAGACTCTTGACTCAAAAAAAATAGAAAAAAAGTGTTCACAACCTTTGATGATTGCTCAACCACAGTTCTAGATATATCCAATCCAACTACATAACGATCAGGACATGCCATTGCCACCACATCATAACCCTACAGAAAACAAAACATGTTTCATTGCAACACACAACAGGAAGATATTCAGGAATAGCAAAGAGACAAAAGTCCAAGAACACATACGGTTCCACAACCAGGAACAAGAGCTCTGCCTTTAGGCAACGAACCAGTCTCAGCGAGATGCTTAACGATCGGAGTTGGTCTACCTAAGTCCCATGGGGTTGCTCTTGCTTTCCAGGTCTTCTCCCAACCACCTTCAAAACACCAATACACACATCAACAATGACCAAGATCGCTTCAGGGAAGAAGAAAGATCAATTTAAAGAAAATTATGGTTCATTACCAGAAGAATCCTCTCTCACCAACCGTTGGAAGATATCACTCGGCGATTCCACCGCCGGAGCTTTACCGGAGTTTCCCATCAGGTTCACGCAGACCAAGGAACTGGCGTGTTAAGCTAGTTAAAAGATAATGACGTGGATATGGAAGTGAAGCTTCTTGTTCAAATAGAGGTTTGCGGAAAGTAACACTTCTACCTCAGCTGGAGGGTTTGTTTCTCTGCTGTTAGAAAAAAAAGTTTATTTTTAACAAGTGATTAATATAACAATCATCTTCTTAATTGTTTTTAATTACCTGACTAGATTTTGACTCACGCATCTATGTAGATTATTTTTCATATATATAAAAATACTAATATTTGTATTCTGAAAATTTATGATTGTAAATATTTTGGTATTATTGTCTAACTTTCTAATAGAGGTTACTTCACATCATTTGAAAAAAATAATTAACTTTAAATATTAGGATAAACATGTTGAGAGGTGTGAGCATGAGAATATGGTATTTTATAGCTTTAGTTGAAAGCATATATACAGTTCCATTTCAGATTATGGGAATATATTGCTATCTAGATAAATTCAAATTTGTTAGATTTTCTTTTAAATTTGTTAGATTTTCTTTTATGATTTCAGTTAATATGATAGATATTATTGTTGCGTATGCTTATAATATCTGGATAGCAAACGATTTGTTAAAGATTAAACTGATTGATTGTAAATAATTTTTATGAAAGCTGTAATAACGATGTATATTAGATATTCCATGATTTTAGGCATTTTAAGTATATTATGGTTCCATAATTATCATTTAGTTGATTTGTATTGTTTAAAAACAATTTAATAAGTATAGATTTTAAATGACTATTTTTGTCTCAAATATAGAAAACAACTGATCTTATAATTATTTTGATCTAGATTTTATAAAAGATTTGATTTTACTAACGGATACTGAAGTGAAGCTTCTAGTATACCAAGAGAGTTTATGCCAAGATTGCGAGTCTTTCAGCATGGAAGTGAAGTCTATATTGGGTTTGATTAATTCCATTGATTTGGTTAAAAGGAAAATCGACAAAATAATCTTCAATTTCCGAATATAAACCAAAAAATCTCAAACGCATAAGCATGTCAAACATGAATAAATCTCATATTTGAATTCTTGATCAACATAAACTAGATCTCGATCCGCGCAACCGCGCGGATTTTTGTTTTCATTTATTTTTATATAAATATTTTGTTTTTAATTCTAAATTGGTATATATTATAATATATACTAGATTTTGATCCGCGCTTTCAAAGCGCAGAATTATTTTGTTTACAAAACTTGGTTTATTATAAACTATAATTTATATATAAGTGTATATTTTAAGTTTTACATAATTTTATTTAAATAAGCATTGGCATGTCTCGTATTTGTTTTAGTTTATTTTTAAAAGTTAAAAACTGTAACGGAGTAATACATCATCTAACATGTCTTGCATTGATCAAATTTTGTTTTCATAAAAAAAATTATGATAAATGATAGAGTTGTGCAAAATATCCGGATCCAAAAAACGAATCGGACATGATCCAAAAAATAGTACCAAACCCAAATCAAAATTGATTAATACATGATTGGATATACAATTTTAATATAGGAAGAACCAGATTCAAACCCGACTTGAAACAAATATTTAGGATACACTAAAATGCTCAAAACATATAAAAAATTTCGTCCTCCATCAAAATTTTCAAATAAATCCAATTTTAATTTTACATTATTTAAAGTTATATGTTTTATATTATTTAATTTTTAGATTTTGAGCATTTAAGATATATTTGAACTCGACTCGAGATAGTTAATGAAATCTTTTTTAAATCATTAACTGCAAAGTTACTAACTTTTATTAAGATACGTAGAAGTTTTTCGATTTTAATTGAATTGTAGATAAGATTCTGAAAATATATTTGGTTGATTTGGAAATCACATTTTTGAAAGTTTGACAGTTGCTAAAAATATGGTAAAAATGATATTTTAAGAAAATATTTTACTTTCGATAAATAACTTTTACCGGTGGAAGGAATGATTTAATTTTGATCATATCATGCATTTAAAAAATTATATTTGATTCTGAAATGATTGTATAAACTCTAGAGGTGATGAGACTGGAAACATATGATTCATAAGCATCGGCGTGAACTCAGTGCAATTTTATATACACATTTTCAAAAAAATAATGCAAGAGAGAGAATATACCATCCCTTATATATTGAAAGAAAATCATTACTACGTATTTTTGTAGCCACGTGTCATCACCACAATCATTCCTAGAATCCTTAGAAAAATATGTTGGTCCATATAAATATATAATAAGCTTTTTATTAAACTAACCATAAATTAATCATAAATGTTCTTTATTGTTTTCTTAAATAAAAATCACGGAATTACCTAATGTGGCTAAAGTATCTATGACAATTAATGATTTTGAATAATAAAGATTTGATACAAATTAGTCTATTCTCTATCATTTTAAAAAAATTTAACTTACTAAAATAAATTAAACAACCACATTAACTATATAATAAAAAATTAGATTTTTTCGTATATATTATATTTTGAATTTTTAAAAACGACTATACATGACTAAAGTTGTTAAAAACTCACATTTAAATTTTTGTGATCCATGTTTAAAATTTCTGTTATAACAAGATTCAAATGATTACGAAATTACATAAGTAAAAAGTCTCATTTAATAAATATTATGTGTATGTATATTAATAATTTTTTTAAAGAAATTATATACGATATAAAATACATAAGTATTTTAATTTCGAAATTTGCTTTGAATTTTTTTGATAAACATTTTGAAAAAATATTGACAACTTAATATTTAGATTTTAAACTTTGTATTGAATTTTTTTTAAATTATAAATTACTAAAACTATTAAACATCCCATAAATTTTTTATTGTTATCACTGATTTAAAATTTTTGTTATAAAGAAATACAAATGAGCAAAAATAATATGAGTATAAAATATTTTTTAACAGATGTTAATATTAAAAATGTACTATATATCTATGTTAATATCATTTAAACTTAATTTTATGCCATATTAAATGGAAAAAGTGTTTCTATGAGTTAATAAAATTTATCTATGTATTTGCACCAATTTAACTATATACGTAATAGTTACTAAATTTTTAATTATTCAATATATATTTATTATTTCATAATATGTAAAAAACATATAATACATAAAAGTAATTTATATATAATATTCATCCCGCGCAAGACGCAGGTCTTAACCTAGTATATATATATATATACGAAAAGTGATTGGGAAAAAATTGCAGAAAAAATGATTGAGAGTTCATCATTTTTACCATAGTAAACTATAAATAATTATATCAATAGTATGTGTTATTAATTATTATTAATGGTAGGATCAGTCATTTGGATTGCCAAATAGCATAAGTTGCCTTATGTTTAACAGCCAAAAGATATTTTTCCTTACGTGCATTTATTATTTGCTGGATAATTCTTGTTTTAAAATTGTCTTGTTTTTGATTGGCCAAATATATAATTGGCAAAAGTATTTTATAAAAATTCAAAAAAGGCAGTGGCATGACAATGTAAATAACTCTAAAAATAAGGGGAAAATCCTACGAGGGATTCTGATTTAATAGTATAGATATATATTTATTATTTCATAATATGTAAAAAACATATAATACATAAAAGTAATTTATATATAATATTCATCCCGCGCAAGGCGCGGATCTTAACCTAGTATATATATATCCGAGAAAAAATTGCAGAAAAAATGATTGAGAGTTCATCATTTTTACCATAGTAAACTATAAATAATTATATCAATAGTATGTGTTATTAATTATTATTAATGGTAGGATCAGTCATTTGGATTGCCAAATAGCATAAGTTGCCTTATGTTTAACAGCCAAAAGATATTTTTCCTTACGTGCATTTATTATTTGCTGGATAATTCTTGTTTTAAAATTGTCTTGTTTTTGATTGGCCAAATATATAATTGGCAAAAGTATTTTAAAAAAATTCAAAAAAGGCAGTGGCATGACAATGTAAATAACTCTAAAAATAAGGGTAGAATCCTACGAGGGATTCTGCTTTAATAGTATAGATGTGTCTATCAATTTATAAAACATAATAATTTACCTGTATATTTTTTTCATTGAATAATTTGTTTCAAACTTTCACATGTATTGGTGTCTTCTTCTATATATATATATTTTTTGATTATTATTTCATTATTAAAATCGTAACTATATATATAAAGATTAGTAAAATATTATTTTATTGTAATATCAAAGATATTGTAACATTTCACAAATTTAGAAAGTTTTTAAAAAATTAAACTTTTCGCTTCATAGATTTATATTATCGAGTAAATAATTAAACATTTAGTTTTTGTTTAATTATTAAAATAAACTAAATAGTTTAAATTTTGTTTTCATTGGTTTAAGGTAGTAAAGATTAATCATTGTTAGATAATATGATTTTTGTTACTTAAAAAAAATATCTTTATAATTTTAAAAGTTCAGATCGACAAATATTTAAATATTTAGCATATAGAGGTATAGTATTACAGCATTAAATTATATCTATTTAATTAATATTATATATAAATCCAATGAATCATCTGTTGTTTAAATCCAATTATTGATAGTTCAATAAAAAAATTTTGTATGCCCAAAATTTAAATGATAAGATTATATATTAAATGTAACATGACTTTCTAGGAATATGTCCATTAGATCTATTTTAAAAAAAAATAACACATGAATCAAGGTTGTGACTTCTGTTTTAATATATAAGATATGATTTTTCAGTTAAAAATTTGGGATTAAGAAGGTTTACTTAAAATGACTTAGGTGGTGCTATTCAATAGTGGATTTGAAATTAATTTTATAGGTTTTATATTCGGTTGTTATTTAATGAATGATTGTAAATTTTATATTAAAATCTAGTGTTATTGGTTATTATAATCTTGCAAATCATTTGACTTGAAATATGTTTGAATGGATTTCAATCTAGTTTCATATGTAAGTTATATCAACATAAATCAAATATCTTACCTAGTATTGTATAATCATTTATATTAATAATAATATCAACAATCACTATAAGTAAATGATTATAGTCATCTTAACTTTTATCCCGAAAACCATTGTAAAAAAACACATAGTTTTCTTAACCAAATACTTTTTCATTTTACCAATTTTTTTGAAATTGAACACAGAAGGATCACACCTCAACGATTTATTTGATCAAAAACCTAGATAGTTACTAACCTTCATGATAATGGCATCACTTTTGGGACACTTAGAAACATATATCCTCCAACATGCTCAATTCGTGCACTGTTTAGGACTAAGAAAAATCTATCGATCAAATCTTTGATCTAAAAAACAAAAATCTAAAAGTCTTTGATCAGATGGATCAGGTAATCATTTGTTATTGAGTTTAATTTTAGTGTAGAAATCAAATGATATTATGTTGAATTTATAAATACATTATTGAAAATTTAAGAAAATATAGTCAAATACATCATGAATCAATTGAAATGAAGCAAGTTTGTATGAACTGAAATCAATTCTATTACTTAAAATAAATGAGATTTTGAAAGTTTTGATTCAATTTACAATTTAAAGATGCATGATTTATCTAAAATTTCAAATAATTTTCAAAGTATTTAGAAAATCAAGTATGATATCATTTTATTTCCGTAACAGAATTGAAATCTATTTTCATTTTAAGAAGATTCTAATTTGAAATTTAATTTCAAATTTTAAGAAAATAATTATAAGAATATAAGAAATTAAAATACCTAAACACACATCTATATCACCACAAAGATCACTAATACACGATGGGAGTAGCATTTTATACAATTATTGATATGAATAAGGTAGATTATGTTATTTCATGTGAGTCAATAAGAGGTAAATTAAATACACTTATGAATTATCAAAAGAAAATATCATGTTTATGTTTATATTTTTTGAATTTGACAAGCTTCACATCACAATTATTATAGTTGACGTTCTAATTTGTTATATGTTCTTTTTATTTTTTCCATTGAACCAGTTTGGCTAGCTACGATATATTCCTTTTATGAGATGAGTTTTGGTTTATAAATCTGAAGGTGTAAGGTCAGATTTAGATTGAACTATTTACACATAAAAGTAAATTCAAATCCATTCAAAATAATCCAGGTCAAATGGATTGTAAAATTTCATCATACATGAATAACAACGAGATTTGAAATATTGTATTTAAATATTTAATTGAATTAACCATGATTATAAAATTATTTTAATTAAAAGATTATAAATACAAGAACCAATAACATTTCAGTTTAAAATCTTTTAATAAAGATACTTTACATACAATAACCAATAACACTAGATTTCAAAATTAGAATTAAACTCAGTCTTTCAATAAGATTGGATTTTAAAACCTAGAGAATTAGTTTCAAATTCACTATCCAATAACACCCCAAAGAAAAATCTGATAAATTTTTAATCTAATAGAGTTGATTTTAAAATTTATAACCAATAACACCTCTTACTTATAAAATTTATAACCGGAGGGAGTATAATTTCACACGTGTCAAACATGTTTCTCTGTTCCAAGAAATGAAACATTTAGTGAAGGAAGACAATTTTGCAGATTTGAAAAGAAGGTTTACACTAAATCTTTATTACAGTGGTTTCACAACAGTATTACAGAGAGAGTATGCAAAAGTGTAAATGAGACTCTGTGATTCTAGATTTTTCTTTTCTCATTCAAATGTCCCATCTTTTCTTGACTCGGAACATCAAGACTGAGGTTTTGATGTCATCTTGTGGAACTTGAAGCATGAACTGCACTTTCATCTTCATTGGTGTCGTTTTCACTTTCCCAGCTTCATCCCCCACCTGTTGCAATAACCAAACACAACAAACTCAAAGGCTTATCACAAGAGCAAAGGGTAGTGTCTTTAGCTATACTATTACCCCTATTGTAAAGTAACCACAGACTCATCAGATGCTATGTCACATTAATTAGAATGCTAATACTATGACTCGGTTTGGAAATGAGTGAAAAAGCGTTTCACAGATGATAAGAGTAGAGAAAAAAAACTGAAGTTTGGCGTTTTTACCCAGAGAGAAGCCCAGCCAAGGCGTACTTCAGAATCATAACCAGCTTTGAACTTGTAGTCTTTACCATATGTGCGTTTGTACACTGCACTCCACATGTTTGAATCAAACTTGTACCAGTAGCTGCATGCATAGCAAGTCATCATCATGATACTTATATACTTCCACATAGTCCATACATTTAGCAGATAAGATGGTTCTACAAATAGTCCACTAACCTCAACTTATCAGAAGGGCTAAACCGGCGCTTGAATGCAAATGAAGCAGCGTTGGAAGGAAGGGAGATGGTTGGGATGAAAGACAATGCATCATCCTGTATGAAACAAAAACATGCAAGCAAAGCCTTGATGTCACATCCAAAAGAAAGCGAAGTAAGAAAATTTTGTAAAAAGTCCAAAACCTTATAAGCATATCTTAGCCTCAACTCTTCATCTGTGTACAAAGCAGAACAAACACCATCCATAACTTGACGTTTAAGGATCCCATTAACAGATAACATTCTCTTATTCTTCCTCTCCTCTTCCTCCTCCTCCTCCTCTTCTCTCTCTTGTATCGAAACTTCACCTAGTGGGAATTTAAGAGTCGCTCTTGGCTACAGGAAGAAAAAAAACCATCAAGCATTACATAAAGCATCTAAAATGCGCACACACACACCAAATGGAAGAGAATGGTACTCACGTAACCAATAGGAACAGGCGATGAAAGCTCCAGAGAGTAGCCAGGCTCAGCAAGGTTTGCCTCCATAGCAACCTCTCCTTGTTGTGCCTACAACAACACAATCAACAACTGAACTTAACAACCCTACAAGCCTAATCCTAAGCTGTACAAAACGCTGAGTTTCAAAGCACATAAAATGTTCTGTTCCATAACCAATTTAGCTCAAAAAGTATTGTTTTTTATTCCTTATCTACTCTCAATTCGACAAAACCAATGATAACGAGCAAAGAAACAGAGGAAAGATTCAACAATCTTTATTACATTAACAATGAAACATTCTCAAAAAACAGAACATGTTCTGTTCCATAACTAATTTAGCTCAAAAAGTATTGTTTTTTATTCCTTCTCTACTCTCAATTCAACTAAATCAATGATAATAGGCAAGAAACAGAGGAAAGATTCAATCTTTACTACATTAACAATGAAACATTCTCAAAAACAGAACATGTTCTGTTCCATAACCAATTTAGCTCAAAGTATTGTTTTTTCTTCCTTATCTACTCTCAATTCAACCAAATCAATGATAATGAGCAAAGAAACAGAGGAAAGATTCAATCTTTACTACATTAACAATGAAACATTCTCAAAAACAGAACATGTTCTGTTCCATAACCAATTTAGCTCAAAAAGTATTGTTTTTTATTCCTAATCTACTCTCAATTCAACCAAATCAATGATAATGAGCAAAGAAACAGAGGAAAGATTCAATCTTTATTACATTAACGTTGTGAAGAGCTCGTAGCTGAAGGCGAGGGGAAACATCAACAGTGCTCTTGATGAAAGTGTTCTTCTCCTCGACATCGTAGAGAACAGAGAGGTACTTGGAAGTGAGAGAGAGCTGAGGCTGAGTGACCTCGCGCTGGGAGTTGTTCTGAAACGACAGCTTGAGCTTCGCGAGGTTGTCGAAAAGCTTGCAAGAGACTTTGTTCAGGAAGAGGAGACTGTCGCTGTCGAATTCAGACGTCACGCGGAGCTTCGGTCTGTTCAGAGAGGTGAGAAAGGGGAAGAGGGAGGAGCGTGTCGGTGGAGGCGGTGGTTCCGAGGTTGTTGATTGAAGGGTAGGTGGAGGAGGAGGAGGAGGAGGAGGTGGGGAAGTGGAAAGGCTGGGGCTTTGAGAAGATTGATGATCCGCCA
Proteins encoded in this window:
- the LOC106337059 gene encoding outer envelope pore protein 37, chloroplastic-like — encoded protein: MADHQSSQSPSLSTSPPPPPPPPPPTLQSTTSEPPPPPTRSSLFPFLTSLNRPKLRVTSEFDSDSLLFLNKVSCKLFDNLAKLKLSFQNNSQREVTQPQLSLTSKYLSVLYDVEEKNTFIKSTVDVSPRLQLRALHNVNAQQGEVAMEANLAEPGYSLELSSPVPIGYPRATLKFPLGEVSIQEREEEEEEEEERKNKRMLSVNGILKRQVMDGVCSALYTDEELRLRYAYKDDALSFIPTISLPSNAASFAFKRRFSPSDKLSYWYKFDSNMWSAVYKRTYGKDYKFKAGYDSEVRLGWASLWVGDEAGKVKTTPMKMKVQFMLQVPQDDIKTSVLMFRVKKRWDI
- the LOC106340103 gene encoding probable thiol methyltransferase 2 — protein: MGNSGKAPAVESPSDIFQRLVREDSSGGWEKTWKARATPWDLGRPTPIVKHLAETGSLPKGRALVPGCGTGYDVVAMACPDRYVVGLDISRTVVEQSSKRFCSLPNAEYFSFLCEDFFTWEPDEKFDLIFDYTFFCAFEASVRPLWAQRIEKLLKLSGELITLMFPMDERSGGPPYKVSVSDYEKVLIPLGFEAISIVDNELAIRPRKGVEKIGRWKKRSPTLRSTL